Part of the Candidatus Thiothrix putei genome, CAATCTGAATTAGGCTATCAGTTCTTGTTCCCTGCTTCTAAGATTTATGTTGATAAGGATAGCCATGAATGCTTTAGACATCACATCCATGAGACGTACATACAGAAGACTTTACGCAGTGCTGGCTTGAAAGCTGGTATCACTAAGGGCGTGTATCCCCACTGTCTCAGACATTCATTTGCCACAGCTCTACTTGAAGCGGGCTATGACATTAGGTCTATACAGGAACTTATGGGGCATTCCGACATTAGCACGACATCTGTATACCTCCACGTTGCTAACATAAGTGCTAACGGTTGCAGGTCTCCACTAGACTTGTGATAACGGTTTCTTCATCTGGGGCTTGCTGGTAACATTCCCTAGGGCATTTAACAAGATGTTGCTGCATACCTGACGGATGCAGAACTAAGACGTTAGAGTAATTACGCCTATCCTCTGAATGTCTCATAGAGATTGGTATTTGGGCTATTATCTTCTCTGAATGCTCTGTTTGTCTTGATGGCGTTCAGTAGCTCATAGATCTTTTCAAGATTAGCACTTACTTGGTGGGACAATTCAGCCTTGTTCGGCAGGACTGATGTATCTTGTAAAAGATTATCAATGGTGGCGGCTAAATATAATGCCGCGAATAGTTCTTTTTGAAGTTGTCTATAATTGTAAGTCTGATTTGGATTGCTCATTTGGATTTCCTCTTGATGGTATTGAATCTGATCCTTTTGGATCGTTTTATGTTGTGTCTACAGATTTTCACGAGTCATGCAGCCATTGCCACTTTTTCTCTTGTGATTTTCTAAGTCTTTGTTTTCTTTGAATTTCTTCAATGAGTCTACGTTTTTCTACTTCGGGAATTTCTTTTAATTCTCCTGAGTATCTGTCTTTTTGTGGTTCTTTTTTCATTTGCCCTCTATTGTTTTAATCCTTTTGTGAACCCTGTGATGATATGGGTCTCTGCAAATGGTTTGGCAATATCCAACCCTTTGATTTTTAATGCTTTCTTATAATTGAAGTACGTTCTCTTTGATGCTTTAGCTTTCCATTGATCAAGGTTTCCGGCTTTCCAATAGTCCACTAATTTTTCTTCGCCTAATGTTAGTTCTGGCATTTCTGGAACAATAGTGCCATCAGTGAGCTTGTAAAAGTTTTTATTGAATACATCTAATAGCTTTTGGGAATTTACTTGCTTCATGTCTCTTAGTCCTTGTCTTTTCATTTCTTGGTAGCGGAATCTAAATTCCACTCTGAGTGTGTTTTTCATTATTTCTATTTCTGCTGGGGTATACAGATGCTGCGTTCCATGTGCGACCACCTCGGCATATTTGCAATAGATAAGACAAGATGCCTCTCTGCCTGTGTGCCTTGTCCCAAAAACAATGGCGGTGGAAATAGTATTTCCTTTTGAATCAACATATTGCTGTGGCATTAGTCCTTTCCAGCGAAGTGGTGTCAACTTGGCATTAAGGTATAAAGGCTTCAGTTCTTGAGAAATATCAATCTGATTGGTTAAATCCATCATCGTGGTATCTGATAAACGGCGATAGGCATTTAGGAACTGCTGATATAGCTCATGCTTCCGATCTTTGGGGCTAAAGAATGCTGCCATAATTTCAAATGGGACGCTTCTAAAGACAAATGGATTTAGTGATCCTGTTAAATTTTTCCCTGTTGCTGCTTTTGGTGGACAATACTCAAATCCAATAAAATTTGGGTTGTCATTCGTGACAATAGTTATAAATCCCTTATTCTCTATGCTTGGGTTCTGGATACGATAGATTCCTTTGTAGGGTTGTGGAACTTTATAGTTTTCCATCAATTCCAGAAGGTATTGCAAATTTATCTCAGATTTGGGAATATTGTCCCTTGCCCAGTCGGCATGAGGTTGATGATTCCTTAAAATCATTTTTGGGTCTCCTTGGTGGTAGAGGAGTCCTAATAGAAAAGATCAGATGTAGCTCTCTGGTCTTTTTTTTTGTCTTCTGGTTTTGTCTCTGTTGTTCTTCACTTGGGACTCGGAACAACTATCAGAACCTAAGATTTTATCGTTCAGAATACCTTTGTGGGTATTCTTCTCTGAATCTTAGTTTCTTACTGATTTCTCTTTATGTTTTGTTCCCCTATTAAGAGATGCACTTTTGTTCCACCCCTAATTTTTGGAGATTTGAGAGAAAATCCAGAAATTTTTAATCCTCTGTAATCCTTATGGGATAAGGGCTGGAGGACTGTTTAGGTATAATTTTTTTATAGCCTTGGACGCTGATATTATATTAGCCAGCCAACAGAAAATCAATGCATAATTTGCACTAATGTTCTACCAAAATAATACTGGAATAGTTATAGAATCATTATGGAACAATAGAATTATCTTGATAGCTTTGTCTAATCCGTGAGAGTGTTTTCGGACTATAAAAATTAATCAAGGTCTAATATTGAGACTTTTGTTCCAGTCCTACATAATCAAATTTCGTCTGATTGTTTTTTAACAGTCGGACTTCCCAGAACATCAAGTGCCAATTGATGTAATTTGTAATTTCATTTTTTCCTTATTAGCCGCTTTGGGCAGAAATCCATCGCGGCTTTTTTTTTGGTCTGAAGAAATGCAACTTAACATCATTGCCTTATTATTCTTGTTTGAATTAATTACAGCTTTGGGGTATACTTTAATGATAGCCTGATTTAAAGGCTATGCCCGCTATTAAGCAAATCACTATATCTTGTAGTTTATGTCTTTTAAATCAACGAGATACCACAATAGGTTGTGGTTTTATTATCATAACCTACCGATGCCAGAATCCTATCAATTAAGAACAACTACCCTTGTGATAGAAATGGCACATAAAACCTATAGCCAAGGAAAAAAACAACATGGCCACTATAGGATATGCACGGGTCTCTACCATAGACCAAGACTTAACGATTCAATTAGAAAAACTACAGAACGCTGGCTGTGAGCGTACCTTCAGGGAAAAGAAATCAGGGACAAGCAGGGAATCAAGGGTAGAACTTGAATCATGCTTAGAGTTCTTATGCAAAGGCGATACATTGGTAATAACCAAGATTGACCGTCTTGCAAGGTCAACGCGGGACTTCCTGAACATTATGCACCAGCTCGACCAGAAAGGCGTAAGCCTTGAAGTGCTGGATGACCCTGTTGACGTAAAGTCAGAGCTTGGGAAGGCCATATTACCTATACTGGCTATCTTTGCCGAGATTGAGACTAAAAACAGAAAGCAGCGTCAAACTGCGGGAATCGAAAAGGCAAAAGCTAAAGGCGTTTACAAAGGCAGAAAGCCTACAGCGATGAGCCAACAAGCTGATGCCAAGAAATTGCTTGATGCTGGATTATCTAAATCCAAAATTGCCAAGATGCTGAATGTATCTGAGGCATCCATTTACAGGATGCTACCTGCTCAAGAAAAATCTCAGAAAGCTGCTTAATCAAAATGTTCTTAATTAACAATAGTTTATGAATTAATAATTAAGCAAATAATTTTTTATCTGCATTTTGGTATTTGAAAAAAAGCTCTAAATGTTGGTTAAAAATTAAAATCATTTACGTAATTTTTTGGAATGATTATTGCATAAGGACGCTTGGCATAATTATTGCGTAGATGACTAAGAAGACTCCTATAAAGGAGCAACAAATGTATAAAACGAATCTTCCTAATCAGGAATTTTTAAAATCTCTTTTTGACTATGATGCTGAACTTGGTGTCCTACGCTGGAAAGAATCCAGAAGAGGCACTGTTAAAGTTGGTGCTATCGCCGGATGTATTAACAAATCTACTGGCTATAGAGTAATCACGATTACTATTAATGGTAGAGCTAAAAGTTTTTTAGCGTCTCGATTAATCTACAAATGGCATAAAGGAATAGCACCAAATATTATAGATCACAGAGATCAAATTAGGTCTAATGATAAAATTGAAAACCTTAGGAATACTACCTCTGCGGGAAATAATAGAAACAAGAAGAAATCTTCTCGGAATACTTCTGGCTTTACTGGAGTCCATTGGGACAAAGCTAAGAATAAATGGCAAGCTCAGATAATGCTTAACGGCAAACAGAAACATCTTGGTTACTTTGACGATATTTTAGAAGCTGCACAAGCTTATAAAAATGCTCAAGCAGAATTGAATGCTGAGCTACCAAAGCATGAACGTTTTAGTCAACGTCATGGAAAAATAAGAACCGAATTACGGTTCGATTTACAATAATTACTTAACATATAAGGAAATATCTAATGAAAACAACTACTTATCACTTGGCACACGAAGAATTAATGCAAATAGCATCTACAGGAATGATTGGTTTTACTTTGCCAGAAGGCACTGAAAAGCTAATTGTGAAAACCGAAAAAGCTAAAGATGCTGTAAATCCTTTTTTAGTGGATTCATTCCCTCCTTTAGAAGGATTGCCTGAAAATGAAATCCCAGATTCATATTTTGATGGTGACATTCAGGCTTATATAGAAGTCAAAAGATTGATTCTCGAAAATGAATTGTCCCATCTATTGGCAACATCGCGCCAATTGGATTCTGCTGATGAAATCCTTGAAGAAATCGACAATTACAGAGAATCTCTGAATGTCTCGACTCCAAGTGTTCCTGATGATTTTGACAAAGCACCATTTTAATATATAATGTTTTTGTAGTCCCAGTATTGGCATTGTCTTCATTTCTCTTTGCTGATATTGGGGCTACTCCTCCAGACGTGTATTGATATGCTCTAAAAGCCTCAGGGATTTAAAAGTCCTTGGGGCTTTTTTATGACTATTACAATAGTCAATCTTTAAAGTTATCTCATTCTAAAAATAGCTGATAGTGGGACAGCATTAAAAGCTTTAAGGAAATTACTAATGTTTAAAATTATTATCCGGCGATTCTATTAAGTTATTGATTCTTAAGGATTAGACCTTGAATCATTGACCTAAAAAGAAAAGGAAACCCCTATTGTTCCTATGATAGATGTGATGCTTAACGCTTGCATATACGCAAAGGTCGGTTTGCTTCTATGCCGCTGTGATGGTTCTCTATGGCTCTGACAATGTGATTCTAAAGCCAATGATTATCCCTTGTATTTGCTGTTTTTAGCTAATCTCTGGAACTTTATGCTGCTGAGTGATGCTACCCTACATGACTGGTCTCTTAATTGCTTTAAAGTGGAAGATCAGCACACAACGATGCTTTGGCATTGGTGGATGCCGCCGCATCTTGGGACTGATTGAAGATTTTGAACAATAGGGGTGAACGGTCTTATGTTCGTGCTGCTTGTGCGCCTAATGCTTCCTTCATGCCGACTATCTGGGATTCAAGATCAGCAATTTTCTGGACTAACTGCTTATAGGTTGGCTTGTCCTTTGGTGCTGTCATGCCGAGAATCTCTTTCATTTTTGCCAATGATGGCTTTGGAATCTCTGGGTTTTTAATAGCGCACCATTCTTCAGGTGTTGCTTTCTCAGATTTGTAAAAATCTGCTTTGAATGCTTCAATTTGTTCATCTGTGTACTTTTTTGCCATATTTGATCACCTTTTTGTAGAAAAACATTAAAAAATTTAACGTCTCGCTTAGTCTGCAAACGTGGTGCAAATGGGTCAACTTTCTCTGACAAGTGGCTACACGTATAGCTTTGAGCAGTATCTATGTGTAAATATTTTAGCGAGATTTTTGTAAGTGATTGATATATAAATAAAAATCCTATAGTGGTTTTGAAAATTACATATATATATTTTTGAAAGCTGTAGTTCTGAAAATGATTCTAAATGGTATCTGATGCCCACACCCCTATTGATTACATCCTCGCTGACGACCTGGAGTGACTATATCGGTCATTCAAAACATGGGGGGAGTACTTCTGAAAGTGCCCCCACGGTGTCAAACTATTTGGAGAATATGACAATGGAACACAAATCAATTGCCTTGTGGAATAAAGTTCTTCCTGAAATTAACTTTGCTTCAGGTTTTAATCTCACTGAAGAAATGAAACTTGAAGCTGATAAGTTATTGCTAATATTGAAACGTGGCATCTTTAAATCCAATGATGAGAACGAAGCTTTAAAGCTGGTCTTCCAATATAACCATTCTGTTAATGAATTGGTTGCTCCTTTGTTTTCTCAGAACCTGAGCTATGGAATTTCTTACGAAGATTCCACAGAATCCTTCGGAAGCTAATAAGTCTCTCCTGAATTCTTCAGGAAAAACAAAGAGATACATCTTACTTACACGCCTAAGACGACTGATAGTAATCAATCGTCTCAGGCTCCTATTGTCCATAATTTGGAGAATACCCCATGTCCAAACTACTTGATGAAATTGCCTCTGTAATCCGGTTGCGCAATTATTCTTATCGGACTGAAGAGACCTATCTGATGTGGATTAAGAAATTTATCCTCTATCATAATAAGCTGCATCCTAAGGAAATGAACAGTTCTCACGTGGAAAGTTATATAAGCTACCTTGTGAATGTCCGTAGGGTCTCGGTGTCCACCAGTAAACAAGCCTTTAATGCAATTATGTTTATGTTTAATCAGGTGCTGAAAATACCACTTGATAGAATGGAGAACATTGCTAAAAGTAAAAAGCCTAAGAAATTGCCTGAAGTATTAAGCCAGCAGGAACTACGTGCTGTCTTGGAAAATCTGGAAGGTATGCACCTACTAATTTGCAAATTACTTTATGGCACGGGTTGCAGGCTTATGGAAGTCATGGAACTACGAGTCAAGGACGTTGATTTTGATAGAAATCACATAACAGTCAGGAACGGAAAAGGTCATAAGGACAGGATTGTTCCCTTGCCTATGGTTCTCAAGGAAGAATTACAGCAACACTTGGTGAAGGTGAAGAACCTACACGACAAGGATTTGAAGGATGGCTTTGGAACTGTGTTCCTGCCCCAAGGTCTTGAGAAGAAATACAATAGTAAAGATTTTGGGTTCCAGTGGTATTTTCCCAGCGGCAAGCTATCTGTGTGTCCTCAGACTGGGCTTGTTAGGCGGTGGCACTTCCACGAAGCATCTATACAAAAGGCTCTCAGAAATGCAGGAAAACAAGCAAAAATAACGAAGAATGTGCATCCTCATGTACTTAGGCATACCTTTGCAACCTATATGCTGGAACGTGGCACTGATATACGAACAATACAGAAGATTTTGGGACATACGAATTTAGAGACGACAAGCATCTATTTGCATGTGGTCAATATTGGAACGTCTGGTATAGTATCCCCGTTGGATATGTAATCCTGTGTCTACACGACTTCGCCCAACAGATTGGCACGAAACCGATACTCCGTAGCTATCTGGCTACGCCGATAAAGACCGCAAACATAAAAAATGGGGAGTTATTTGGACTTCAACTCGCAGGCAGTTTATCGTAGCGCATAGCGGAATACCTCAGAATACTTAAGATCTAACAATGGCTTACAGCAGTAAACGCCCCAGTGGTTCTTGTTGAAGTTCGGCAGTTGGGGAACTGCTGTGCTTCGATTATAGTGCTACAAGGGGCATTTCTGCTGAAGGCTTTAACGTTATGCCCATAAAACACAAAGGAGTGCCTCATTGAATATACGTGAGATTGCAGGACTTTCACCAAACTACTCAAAAATTAGTCGAGAGGAGCGTAATTATGCTGCTATTTTATTTGCAGTGTTATGTTTTCCAGATAATGCCCAGAGATTTTTAACAAAGTGTGGGTTTAATAAAGATATTAATTCTGACTTTGTTATATATTTCGAGTATGCATACCTACGTGATCTATGGAGCAAAATACAAGATGAAGAAACTAAAAAAAGAATTATAAGAAATAAACTAAAAATAAATAACATCGACGATATTTTAAACCAGCCACTTAAAGAGATTAATAAAAAATTTGGCGTGGGTGGCGAACCATCATCAGACTTTTTACAATATCCCGGCAAATGGTCAATTGCAAAATACAATAATAATTTCCTAGATAACGATGATTTTATAAAAATCTGCAAATTCAAATGGTCTTTTAATATAAAACCAGACATTGTTATTCATTTAGATAAAGATCATGCTATTTGCATAGAAGCAAAATATGAATCTGGCGAAGGTTTTTATCCGGGAACAGATGTAGAGAAAAAGATATTTAAAGACAGAGGCATTATTTATGTTGGTCAGATGGAGCTTCAAAAATATATGATGCAAGAACTACTTGGAGTAAAGACAGATTTTATGTTTTTAGTCTTTAACAAAGAGACAAGCACAACACATAAAGTTATAAGCTGGGCTGAGGCATTCAGCTTTGTCAAAATCGATCAGATGCCAGAATTTACAAAAGATATGATTGATAATATTTCAAAAAGAGCATAACGAGTGGTTCGACGACGGACGCGGTGACAGCCCGCGATTCTTCCCAATCTACTCCCCGCCGCGCCCGTCAACCGAGACGTTAGCGAATTAAATCAATCCTCTGCCTAATACCCTAAAAATCAATTTAAGATATAAAATACTTTGGAGTTTTTATGAAACAACTATTGGCATTTACATTTGTATTGCTATTTTTTAGTGCTTGTTCTTCTATGGAAACAAACATTAAAAACAGTAGTGATATAAAATTAAAGAAATATGCACCATATACTATTCAAGTTCGCACACCATCAAGCGACCTCTCACCTCTAATATATGAGTTTGCAGTCCAAGAATTTAGCAAATCTTTAGATATTGCTGAAAAAGAAAAAGGTAAAGGAACAATAGAAGTTACTTTTTCTAGCCAAGGAGAGAGTGCCTTCATAGGAACATCTTCAACTAATGCGCAAGCTTATAGTTCTGGTTGGTATACAGGTAACACATCTTATAACTCAAGTCGTATAACTGGACAAGCGAATACTATCACTTCAGGTGGGTCATTCACTTGGCAAAATAGTACATTATTTGTCGTAGTTAGAGATAGTGAAGGTCATCGTTTATATTCTGCTGATTATAAATATAAAGGTGGTTGGGAGTTATCTGGCTTCGTAGTTAATACGCCTGAAGAGGCGGCTCGACTTTGTATTGAGAGAGTTCATGAACAAATGATCAAAGAAGATATACTCTAAACTATTAGTTATACAATAATGAAATCACAACTAGAAAATTTATATAGACGATCTGGGATTACTAAAGAAAGTTGTTTTCAAGCTGGAAGACGACTTGATTTACATAACACATTATCACTTTGGTCATTAACAACTCTTGCTTTCAGCTTAATAGTTGTATCATTGATTACCCAAATATATGGTGCAAATAAATTCGTAGAGGAATATTCACGATTCCTTAATATTTCCATGACTGTTTTATCTATATTGGCATTAATAATCTCAGTAGTGGTTCAGAAAAGTGATTTTTCATTAAAAGCAGATAAATTTCGTCGACAAGCGATGGATATTAATGAATTAAGAATATCTTTCAAACATTTAATCGACAATAATGATCAAACAACTGATGACTTAAGAAAATTATATGAAGATAAAAGCAAAAATTACTCTGAAATACTAGAAAGAAATTTAATTCATGATCAAATTGATTACAATGTATCCAATACTCAAGGCATTGAGCACACATATTATTATATAAAGATGATTATTACAGAATTTTTAGGTTACTGGATTATCATTGCCCTAGCGCTATTTGTACTTTCATGGGCTAGTATAAATACATACTTTGTATCTATCGAAACACAAAATCAAAACACCATTAGCAGTTTATGATTTTTATATAAGAACACAACCT contains:
- a CDS encoding recombinase family protein — its product is MATIGYARVSTIDQDLTIQLEKLQNAGCERTFREKKSGTSRESRVELESCLEFLCKGDTLVITKIDRLARSTRDFLNIMHQLDQKGVSLEVLDDPVDVKSELGKAILPILAIFAEIETKNRKQRQTAGIEKAKAKGVYKGRKPTAMSQQADAKKLLDAGLSKSKIAKMLNVSEASIYRMLPAQEKSQKAA
- a CDS encoding integron integrase translates to MSKLLDEIASVIRLRNYSYRTEETYLMWIKKFILYHNKLHPKEMNSSHVESYISYLVNVRRVSVSTSKQAFNAIMFMFNQVLKIPLDRMENIAKSKKPKKLPEVLSQQELRAVLENLEGMHLLICKLLYGTGCRLMEVMELRVKDVDFDRNHITVRNGKGHKDRIVPLPMVLKEELQQHLVKVKNLHDKDLKDGFGTVFLPQGLEKKYNSKDFGFQWYFPSGKLSVCPQTGLVRRWHFHEASIQKALRNAGKQAKITKNVHPHVLRHTFATYMLERGTDIRTIQKILGHTNLETTSIYLHVVNIGTSGIVSPLDM
- a CDS encoding AP2 domain-containing protein — encoded protein: MYKTNLPNQEFLKSLFDYDAELGVLRWKESRRGTVKVGAIAGCINKSTGYRVITITINGRAKSFLASRLIYKWHKGIAPNIIDHRDQIRSNDKIENLRNTTSAGNNRNKKKSSRNTSGFTGVHWDKAKNKWQAQIMLNGKQKHLGYFDDILEAAQAYKNAQAELNAELPKHERFSQRHGKIRTELRFDLQ
- a CDS encoding SLATT domain-containing protein, with translation MKSQLENLYRRSGITKESCFQAGRRLDLHNTLSLWSLTTLAFSLIVVSLITQIYGANKFVEEYSRFLNISMTVLSILALIISVVVQKSDFSLKADKFRRQAMDINELRISFKHLIDNNDQTTDDLRKLYEDKSKNYSEILERNLIHDQIDYNVSNTQGIEHTYYYIKMIITEFLGYWIIIALALFVLSWASINTYFVSIETQNQNTISSL